One segment of Paenibacillus sp. FSL R7-0337 DNA contains the following:
- the argR gene encoding transcriptional regulator ArgR, translating into MKGHRHIKIREIISQKEIETQDDLVEALRESGFQVTQATVSRDIKELLLIKVPMDDGRYKYSLPTDQRYNPTQKLKRVLVDNFVQIDYSANLVVMKCLPGTANSVAALIDNIDWPQIMGTISGDDTILIICRQPEDSKDVISQIMGYIS; encoded by the coding sequence ATGAAGGGACACAGGCATATCAAGATTAGAGAAATTATCTCGCAAAAGGAAATCGAAACCCAGGATGATCTGGTGGAGGCGCTGCGGGAATCGGGTTTTCAAGTCACCCAGGCTACCGTATCCCGAGATATCAAAGAATTGCTGCTGATTAAGGTACCGATGGATGACGGACGTTACAAGTATTCCCTGCCCACCGACCAGCGTTACAACCCCACCCAGAAGCTGAAGCGGGTGCTGGTGGACAACTTTGTACAAATCGACTATTCCGCGAATCTTGTGGTCATGAAATGTCTGCCGGGAACGGCCAATTCTGTGGCTGCGCTGATTGACAATATCGACTGGCCGCAAATTATGGGTACGATCTCCGGAGACGACACCATCCTGATTATCTGCCGCCAGCCGGAGGACAGCAAGGACGTCATTTCACAAATTATGGGCTATATATCGTAG
- the xseB gene encoding exodeoxyribonuclease VII small subunit has product MAKEAELDFEGAMERLEGIVRELEHGDVPLEKAIDLFQQGMKLSQLCGSKLEQVERKIEMITVEDGELRKKPFGSRLEGDSDESF; this is encoded by the coding sequence ATGGCGAAGGAAGCTGAACTGGATTTTGAGGGAGCCATGGAGCGCCTGGAGGGTATCGTGCGTGAGCTTGAACATGGTGACGTTCCCCTGGAGAAGGCGATTGATTTATTCCAGCAGGGAATGAAGCTCTCGCAGCTATGCGGCAGCAAGCTGGAGCAGGTAGAGCGCAAGATTGAGATGATCACCGTGGAGGATGGCGAACTGCGCAAGAAGCCGTTCGGCAGCCGGCTGGAAGGCGATAGCGATGAGTCATTCTGA
- the dxs gene encoding 1-deoxy-D-xylulose-5-phosphate synthase — translation MLLPQINDPQELKSLSVGELAALAEEIRQFLIEKLSVTGGHLASNLGVVELTLALHYCYDSPRDKMIYDVGHQAYVHKILTGRQDRFDSLRKQGGLCGFVKRSESEHDVWEAGHSSTSLSAAMGMAMARDLKGEDNKVIAVIGDGALTGGMAFEALNHIGHERRKLMVILNDNEMSIAPNVGAMHNYLSKIRSDRHYLRAKDEVEGLLKKIPAIGGRLAKTAQNVKDGLKNMLVPGVLFEELGFTYLGPVDGHDLEKMIDTFHQADNVSGPVLVHVLTTKGKGYKPAEVDSYKWHGISPYKIESGQVLKAVGNPMYTEVFGQTLIELGHQDKRLVAVTPAMPGGSGLFPFAKEFPDRMIDVGIAEQHAATLCAALAMEGMKPVFAVYSTFMQRAYDQIVHDICRHNANVMFAIDRAGFVGADGETHQGVYDIAFMRHIPNMVLMMPKDENELRHMMKTALDYNEGPIAYRYPRINGTGVALDAELHSLPIGTWERLRPGEDYAVLACGPMVQVAEEAAEVLKREGIQIGVVNARFLKPLDNTMLLDLAHAGTGMVVLEEASQAGGLGSAVLEFFAEHEIYDAHVHLMGVPDIFVEHGSIKEQRQETGLTVEAVCARIKSMKGLSTYTYKSTSTS, via the coding sequence GTGCTGCTTCCACAAATAAATGATCCTCAGGAGCTAAAATCTTTATCAGTCGGGGAACTGGCTGCCCTTGCGGAGGAAATCCGCCAGTTTCTGATCGAGAAGCTGTCAGTAACAGGGGGACATCTCGCATCCAATCTGGGAGTCGTGGAGCTCACGCTGGCCCTGCATTACTGCTATGACAGTCCCCGGGATAAGATGATCTATGATGTAGGGCATCAGGCGTATGTCCACAAGATATTGACCGGCCGTCAGGACCGGTTCGATTCCCTGCGCAAGCAGGGCGGACTCTGCGGCTTCGTCAAACGTTCGGAGAGTGAGCATGATGTCTGGGAAGCCGGACACAGCAGCACTTCTCTGTCGGCGGCAATGGGCATGGCGATGGCCCGTGACCTCAAGGGTGAAGACAATAAGGTAATTGCCGTTATCGGCGATGGCGCCCTCACCGGCGGAATGGCCTTTGAAGCGCTGAACCATATCGGGCATGAGCGCCGCAAGCTCATGGTGATCCTGAACGACAATGAAATGTCCATTGCACCGAATGTAGGAGCGATGCATAACTATCTGAGCAAGATCCGTTCGGACCGTCATTATCTGCGGGCTAAGGACGAGGTCGAAGGCCTGCTGAAGAAAATCCCGGCCATCGGCGGACGTCTGGCGAAGACTGCGCAGAATGTGAAGGACGGTCTGAAGAACATGCTGGTACCCGGTGTTCTGTTCGAAGAACTCGGATTTACCTATCTTGGACCCGTGGACGGTCATGATCTGGAGAAGATGATCGACACCTTCCATCAGGCGGATAATGTATCCGGGCCTGTCCTGGTGCATGTCCTTACCACCAAAGGCAAGGGCTACAAACCGGCGGAAGTCGATTCCTATAAATGGCACGGAATTTCCCCTTACAAAATCGAATCCGGTCAGGTTCTTAAAGCAGTCGGCAATCCGATGTACACGGAAGTCTTCGGACAGACGTTAATCGAGCTGGGGCATCAGGATAAGCGGCTGGTTGCCGTAACACCGGCGATGCCGGGCGGCTCTGGACTATTCCCGTTCGCCAAGGAATTTCCGGACCGGATGATTGATGTCGGGATTGCGGAGCAGCATGCCGCCACCTTATGTGCGGCCTTGGCTATGGAAGGCATGAAGCCGGTATTTGCCGTCTACTCCACCTTCATGCAGCGCGCTTATGATCAGATCGTTCACGACATTTGCCGCCATAATGCTAATGTTATGTTCGCCATTGACCGTGCGGGCTTTGTCGGCGCAGACGGGGAGACCCATCAGGGCGTGTACGATATCGCGTTTATGCGTCATATCCCGAACATGGTGCTTATGATGCCGAAGGATGAGAATGAGCTGCGCCACATGATGAAGACGGCGCTGGACTATAATGAAGGACCGATTGCTTACCGTTATCCGCGGATTAACGGCACGGGTGTGGCTCTGGATGCTGAGCTGCACAGTCTGCCTATCGGCACCTGGGAACGTCTGCGTCCCGGAGAAGATTATGCCGTGCTTGCCTGCGGCCCGATGGTTCAGGTGGCCGAAGAGGCGGCGGAAGTGCTGAAGCGTGAAGGTATTCAGATCGGTGTAGTCAATGCGCGCTTCCTGAAGCCGCTGGATAATACCATGCTGCTTGATCTGGCACATGCCGGAACGGGTATGGTGGTGCTGGAAGAAGCGAGCCAGGCCGGCGGCCTTGGCAGTGCGGTGCTGGAGTTCTTTGCAGAGCATGAAATATATGATGCACATGTTCACCTGATGGGAGTGCCGGATATTTTCGTCGAGCATGGGTCCATCAAGGAGCAGCGGCAGGAGACCGGGCTTACCGTTGAAGCCGTATGCGCACGTATTAAGTCAATGAAGGGGCTCAGCACTTATACCTATAAGTCAACCTCTACCTCGTAA
- the recN gene encoding DNA repair protein RecN, protein MLETLSIRNLAVVEAVDVHFYPGFHVLTGETGAGKSIIIDALALIAGGRGSADSIRYGCEKAEMEALFSLPGSHPVWDTLERLGIGAEREEHLVIRREITSQGKSTSRVNGQMVNLSMLREIGEQLVNIHGQHEHQNLLKAERHLGLLDTYGEAVIGPLKADYQEKYTAFAKVEKELRELQESSQKAYQMLDLYRFQLEEISAAGLKPGEDELLAEERVKLSHSEKMMDSVSGAYELLYDRQGLESIGNVISRLEDAVRYDEKGLRAVFEQLQSAYYQLEDAAFQLRDYREEIEFNPARLDDIENRLDQITGLRRKYGDSVEQILEYYQQIERETDLLENKDEYILKLTAKRDGLLHILMESAEALSGARRQCATDLASQVEGELKDLQMERTSLQVKMETLEDPRGMEYQGRRYRLTRQGIDSAEFMISPNPGEPLRPLGKIASGGELSRIMLAMKSIFARHDAIPVLIFDEVDTGVSGRAAQSIADKLYKLSSTCQVFSITHLPQVACMADHQYLIAKKVEDGRTMTEVDSLSAEGRVMELARMLGGVEITEKTLHHAQEMLGLAEASKAAAS, encoded by the coding sequence GTGTTAGAGACATTGTCTATACGCAATCTGGCCGTGGTTGAGGCGGTGGATGTGCATTTTTATCCGGGGTTCCATGTCCTTACAGGGGAGACCGGTGCCGGGAAATCAATTATCATCGATGCGCTCGCACTTATTGCCGGGGGACGCGGTTCTGCTGACTCCATCCGGTACGGGTGTGAGAAGGCCGAAATGGAAGCGCTTTTCAGTCTGCCGGGAAGCCATCCGGTCTGGGATACGCTGGAGCGGCTGGGCATTGGGGCAGAACGTGAGGAGCATCTGGTGATCCGCCGGGAGATTACCTCCCAGGGCAAGAGTACTTCGCGCGTGAACGGTCAGATGGTCAATCTGAGCATGCTGCGCGAAATCGGGGAGCAACTGGTCAATATTCATGGACAGCATGAGCATCAGAACCTGTTGAAGGCTGAACGTCACCTGGGCCTGCTGGATACCTATGGGGAAGCGGTGATCGGACCGCTCAAGGCAGATTATCAGGAGAAATATACAGCCTTCGCCAAAGTGGAAAAAGAACTTCGGGAACTTCAGGAATCCAGCCAAAAGGCGTATCAGATGCTGGATTTGTACCGTTTTCAGCTGGAGGAAATTTCTGCTGCGGGACTAAAACCGGGAGAAGATGAATTACTTGCCGAAGAACGGGTAAAACTATCCCACAGCGAGAAAATGATGGATTCAGTATCCGGCGCATACGAGCTGCTGTATGACAGGCAAGGGCTGGAGTCCATTGGTAATGTAATCTCCAGGCTTGAAGATGCGGTGCGGTATGACGAAAAAGGTCTGCGGGCAGTCTTCGAGCAATTGCAGTCGGCGTATTACCAGCTGGAGGATGCGGCGTTTCAGCTGCGCGACTACCGTGAAGAGATCGAATTCAATCCGGCGCGGCTGGATGATATTGAGAACCGTCTGGACCAGATTACTGGCTTGCGTCGTAAATACGGGGATAGCGTAGAGCAGATTCTGGAGTATTATCAGCAGATTGAGCGGGAGACGGATCTTCTGGAGAATAAAGACGAATATATCCTGAAATTAACGGCCAAACGCGATGGTCTGCTTCATATCTTAATGGAGTCAGCCGAAGCTCTTAGCGGAGCGCGGCGGCAGTGTGCGACGGATCTTGCTTCACAGGTCGAGGGAGAGCTGAAGGATCTGCAGATGGAACGGACCTCACTCCAGGTGAAGATGGAGACGCTCGAAGATCCGCGCGGCATGGAGTATCAGGGACGGCGGTACCGTCTGACCCGGCAGGGGATCGACAGCGCTGAATTCATGATCTCCCCGAATCCCGGCGAGCCGCTGCGTCCGCTAGGCAAGATCGCCTCCGGTGGAGAGCTATCGCGGATTATGCTGGCAATGAAGAGTATTTTTGCGCGGCATGATGCGATTCCAGTCCTTATCTTCGATGAGGTGGATACCGGGGTCAGCGGACGTGCGGCCCAGTCCATCGCGGACAAGCTGTATAAGCTGTCCTCCACCTGCCAGGTGTTCTCCATTACCCACCTGCCGCAGGTGGCCTGTATGGCGGATCATCAATACCTGATTGCCAAAAAAGTCGAAGACGGACGCACGATGACTGAGGTGGACTCCCTCTCGGCCGAAGGCCGCGTAATGGAGCTGGCCCGGATGCTGGGCGGTGTGGAAATTACCGAAAAAACATTGCATCACGCACAGGAGATGCTGGGTCTGGCCGAGGCCAGCAAGGCAGCTGCAAGCTAA
- a CDS encoding TlyA family RNA methyltransferase, with protein MEHPKERIDVLLVEQGFYDSREKAKAAIMAGLVLANEERIEKPGMKVLRSSVLRVKGALHPYVSRGGLKLEKALRQFGIGLTGRNMLDIGSSTGGFTDCALQNGVAHVYAIDVGHNQLDWSLRNDDRVTVMEQTNFRYMTPPDLKGPVPDFASIDVSFISLRIILPPLMALLNRPADIAALIKPQFEAGREKVGKSGVVREPAVHREVLLNVLTMAAELGYTLTGLTYSPITGGEGNIEFLAHWKLLPAEAAEQPSAQETSAAEAQPNNFAALADSVIKEANATFSAAGHGNSSKR; from the coding sequence ATGGAACACCCTAAGGAACGAATTGATGTGCTGTTAGTGGAGCAAGGCTTCTACGACAGCCGTGAGAAGGCCAAGGCTGCCATCATGGCGGGCCTGGTGCTTGCGAACGAAGAACGGATTGAAAAGCCGGGGATGAAGGTGCTCCGCAGCTCTGTCCTCAGAGTCAAGGGAGCACTACACCCCTATGTCAGCCGCGGCGGCTTGAAGCTGGAGAAGGCCTTACGGCAGTTCGGCATCGGGCTGACCGGCCGCAACATGCTGGATATCGGCTCCTCAACAGGAGGCTTCACCGATTGTGCGCTTCAGAACGGCGTGGCCCATGTGTACGCGATCGATGTGGGACATAACCAGCTCGACTGGAGCCTGCGTAATGATGATCGGGTAACCGTAATGGAGCAGACCAACTTCCGTTACATGACCCCGCCAGATTTGAAGGGACCGGTACCTGACTTTGCAAGTATCGATGTCTCCTTCATTTCACTGAGAATCATCCTGCCGCCGCTTATGGCGCTGCTGAACCGTCCTGCTGATATCGCTGCGCTGATTAAGCCGCAGTTCGAAGCCGGCCGCGAGAAGGTGGGCAAGTCTGGAGTCGTGCGCGAACCGGCTGTTCACCGGGAGGTGCTGTTAAACGTACTGACCATGGCAGCCGAACTGGGCTACACGCTTACAGGACTGACGTATTCCCCTATTACCGGGGGGGAAGGTAATATCGAATTTCTGGCACACTGGAAGCTGCTGCCTGCTGAGGCTGCGGAGCAGCCTTCAGCGCAGGAGACTTCTGCGGCTGAAGCACAGCCGAATAATTTCGCCGCGCTTGCCGACTCCGTCATTAAGGAAGCGAATGCAACCTTCAGCGCTGCGGGCCATGGAAACTCATCGAAGAGATGA
- a CDS encoding FlxA-like family protein yields MLPISSTSSPGAISVTGTSNQSQARSRDKEIQSLIKQKANLNEQVAAINSNENLDKKLKQERVQALKASIQEVDSQITQIKAEEMQEKMENSKAKTTKTQSTETASYSTNPNSDSMHAIISSSITYDRMGKLVNLGKQLDNQTKPIQSEIKLERDRLANNPTHDIGRPYMLENAERVVLQTKREKILDMKSTIHRINSKISELASELREDSSAAAQNNNVPSSLSRITDDSDEINSSNPSAKSKQSNSPADKDAPGAANPVTSATPASPSLDIMV; encoded by the coding sequence TTGTTACCCATCTCTTCAACTTCTTCACCGGGCGCTATCTCCGTTACGGGTACCAGCAATCAGTCCCAAGCCAGATCCCGCGACAAAGAAATTCAAAGCCTGATCAAACAAAAGGCCAATCTGAACGAACAGGTTGCGGCCATTAACTCCAATGAGAACTTGGACAAAAAACTGAAACAAGAGCGCGTACAAGCACTGAAAGCCTCTATCCAGGAGGTAGATTCGCAGATCACACAGATCAAAGCTGAGGAAATGCAGGAAAAGATGGAGAACAGCAAAGCCAAAACTACCAAGACCCAATCCACCGAGACGGCTTCATATTCAACTAACCCTAATTCGGATTCGATGCATGCGATTATCTCAAGCAGTATCACATATGACCGTATGGGGAAGCTGGTTAACCTTGGGAAGCAGCTGGACAACCAGACCAAGCCTATACAGAGTGAGATCAAGCTGGAGAGAGACCGTCTGGCCAACAATCCCACACATGATATCGGACGGCCCTACATGCTGGAGAATGCCGAACGTGTAGTGCTACAGACCAAGCGGGAGAAGATCCTGGATATGAAGTCCACCATCCACAGGATCAACAGCAAGATTTCGGAGTTAGCTTCAGAATTGCGGGAAGACAGCAGTGCGGCTGCACAGAACAATAATGTTCCAAGCTCACTCTCCCGGATTACAGATGACAGCGATGAGATCAATTCCTCCAACCCTTCTGCCAAAAGTAAACAATCCAACAGCCCCGCAGACAAGGACGCTCCTGGAGCCGCCAACCCGGTAACCAGCGCCACCCCAGCTTCACCTTCGCTGGATATTATGGTGTGA
- a CDS encoding LytTR family DNA-binding domain-containing protein: MRVLLNDGSSRSIREEEILYFSNHKNTIFVHTKEGEFVLPTTLSDLYAAYGGMGFERLDRSNVVNIGNIDGYDPERKIVLFNQGEQFATVSESNETRIRRFLASRKNESPS; this comes from the coding sequence ATGCGTGTCTTACTAAACGACGGCTCTTCCCGCAGTATCCGGGAGGAGGAGATATTGTATTTCTCTAACCACAAGAATACGATATTCGTCCATACGAAAGAAGGCGAATTTGTTCTCCCTACCACTCTTTCCGATTTGTATGCAGCTTACGGAGGCATGGGCTTTGAACGTCTTGACCGCAGCAATGTAGTCAACATTGGCAATATTGACGGTTATGATCCGGAACGGAAGATTGTTCTGTTCAATCAAGGGGAACAATTTGCTACTGTATCAGAGTCCAATGAAACACGTATCCGCAGATTTCTAGCTTCAAGGAAAAACGAATCACCGTCATAG
- a CDS encoding helix-turn-helix transcriptional regulator, whose translation MNDFDNYPDELGNFIRHFRKARGLTLRGLEEKSGISYSQLSKIERGESIPLKDNLDKIIEALGGDLKNRMYHLADYMPDIEYIKTLKQGYKLPKHNQSQDYIYETAFNKLKEFRAKEDKETSYVSFDSEEVIVYETEYGAGMVIEKIEKYNLTDVLNDIFEGSLDSLRRQPRQGRQAYLFGEWLREGIYELKEEEQDQVIQALKEFTQFKVQQIKGVYK comes from the coding sequence ATGAACGATTTCGATAATTACCCCGATGAGCTGGGGAATTTCATCCGGCACTTCAGGAAGGCCCGCGGGTTAACCCTCAGGGGGCTGGAAGAGAAGAGCGGCATCAGCTATTCACAGCTCAGCAAGATTGAACGGGGAGAGAGTATCCCGCTTAAGGATAACCTGGATAAGATCATTGAAGCACTCGGAGGGGATCTCAAGAACCGGATGTATCATTTGGCCGACTATATGCCTGATATTGAGTACATCAAGACCCTGAAACAGGGCTACAAGCTACCTAAGCATAATCAGTCCCAAGACTACATTTACGAGACGGCGTTCAACAAGCTGAAGGAATTCCGGGCGAAGGAAGACAAAGAAACGTCATATGTTTCCTTTGATTCTGAAGAGGTAATCGTTTATGAGACGGAATATGGGGCAGGAATGGTTATAGAGAAGATCGAGAAGTACAACCTGACCGATGTGCTGAACGATATATTCGAGGGAAGTCTGGATAGCCTCCGCAGGCAGCCGCGCCAGGGGCGTCAGGCTTACTTATTCGGAGAATGGCTGCGTGAAGGTATTTATGAGCTGAAGGAAGAGGAACAAGACCAGGTTATTCAGGCCTTGAAGGAATTCACCCAGTTCAAAGTACAACAGATCAAGGGCGTGTACAAGTAA
- a CDS encoding sporulation histidine kinase inhibitor Sda, with amino-acid sequence METYFHPSPRPSSLEQLSDEQLMNIYELALEAKASPDFIQIIRNVLTTRNISKTQHH; translated from the coding sequence ATGGAAACTTACTTTCATCCTTCTCCGCGCCCCTCATCACTTGAGCAATTGTCTGACGAACAATTAATGAACATCTACGAATTGGCGCTGGAAGCCAAGGCTTCGCCAGATTTTATCCAGATAATCAGGAACGTCCTCACTACGCGGAATATTTCAAAAACCCAACATCATTAG
- a CDS encoding cyclic lactone autoinducer peptide, whose product MKKALAKQASAVLAGSARFFVSIMKPMLHSPEAPKELRK is encoded by the coding sequence GTGAAAAAAGCACTAGCAAAACAGGCCTCTGCCGTTCTTGCCGGATCTGCCCGTTTCTTTGTTTCAATTATGAAGCCGATGTTACACAGCCCGGAAGCACCAAAAGAATTACGCAAGTAA
- the spo0A gene encoding sporulation transcription factor Spo0A encodes MQNIEVLLADDNREFTNLLAEYITEQEDMTVTGIAYNGEEVLQMLSGARKIPDVLILDIIMPHLDGLGVLERLRDMDLNPQPKIIMLTAFGQENITQRAVQLGASYYILKPFDMEVLANRVRQLVGTQGSMSTSGNMSGYSSSRSSSNVVPLSKGKNLDANITSIIHEIGVPAHIKGYQYLREAITMVYNNIEILGAITKTLYPAIAEKFKTTPSRVERAIRHAIEVAWTRGNIDSISHLFGYTINISKSKPTNSEFIAMVADKLRIEHKVS; translated from the coding sequence GTGCAGAATATTGAAGTGTTGTTGGCCGATGATAACAGGGAGTTCACGAACTTGCTCGCCGAGTACATTACTGAACAAGAAGATATGACCGTGACAGGCATTGCCTATAATGGGGAAGAGGTACTACAGATGCTCAGCGGAGCACGCAAGATCCCTGATGTCCTTATTCTTGATATCATTATGCCGCATCTGGACGGCCTCGGCGTACTTGAACGCCTGCGTGATATGGATCTGAACCCGCAGCCCAAGATCATTATGCTGACCGCTTTCGGCCAGGAGAATATTACGCAGAGAGCCGTTCAGCTTGGAGCCTCTTATTATATTCTGAAACCGTTTGACATGGAGGTTCTGGCGAACCGTGTGCGCCAGCTGGTCGGTACGCAGGGCAGCATGAGCACTTCCGGTAACATGTCCGGCTATTCTTCTTCCAGATCTTCCAGTAATGTGGTTCCGCTGTCCAAGGGCAAGAACCTGGATGCGAATATTACGTCAATCATTCATGAAATCGGCGTCCCTGCACATATCAAAGGCTACCAGTACCTGCGTGAAGCCATCACCATGGTCTATAACAACATTGAGATCCTTGGTGCCATCACCAAGACGCTGTATCCGGCTATAGCCGAGAAGTTCAAGACCACGCCTTCCCGCGTAGAACGCGCCATCCGCCACGCGATTGAAGTCGCCTGGACCCGTGGCAATATCGACAGCATCTCCCACCTGTTCGGCTATACCATTAATATCTCCAAATCCAAGCCAACTAACTCGGAATTTATTGCCATGGTCGCCGACAAGCTGCGGATTGAGCATAAGGTGTCTTGA
- the spoIVB gene encoding SpoIVB peptidase — MKPNLRKLMPGLLFAFFLSLSGITGPSQIHAAPLEHQPLTAVQGTENELKVIPGGQTIGVKVKSAGVLVVGHHLIEVSEQSKISPGENSGILPGDLMISINGVKLDEVSKVARLVEEAGKSNDSLSIIYKRGGKEHTAQLKPAYDRTDKVWRLGLYIRDSAAGVGTLTFYAPKQGVYGALGHVITDMNTGTPIVVGSGHIVQSSVTSISKSQDGDPGEKRARFLKESQVLGNVESNTDFGIFGKMTRNPEHSLYQEPIPVAMSTEVKEGPAQILTVVDGQQVERFNVEIIHVARQQTPATKGMVLRITDPRLLDKTGGIVQGMSGSPIVQNGRLIGAVTHVFVNDPKSGYGCFIEWMLRDSGVVQQDQELQYNLKAV, encoded by the coding sequence TTGAAGCCTAACCTCAGGAAGTTAATGCCCGGCCTTTTATTTGCCTTCTTTCTCAGTTTATCAGGCATAACGGGACCCTCACAGATCCACGCAGCACCGCTTGAACATCAGCCGCTTACGGCGGTACAGGGAACCGAGAATGAACTTAAGGTCATCCCCGGAGGTCAGACGATTGGCGTGAAGGTGAAGTCGGCAGGCGTGCTGGTTGTAGGTCATCATCTGATTGAAGTATCGGAGCAGTCCAAGATTTCACCCGGCGAGAATAGCGGCATCCTGCCCGGCGATCTCATGATCTCCATCAACGGGGTGAAGCTGGACGAGGTATCGAAGGTAGCAAGGCTGGTCGAAGAGGCCGGCAAAAGCAATGATTCCTTAAGCATCATCTACAAACGCGGCGGTAAAGAGCACACAGCTCAGCTGAAGCCCGCGTATGACCGCACAGACAAGGTATGGCGGCTCGGGCTCTACATCCGTGATTCCGCAGCAGGTGTAGGGACACTCACTTTCTATGCCCCGAAGCAGGGTGTGTACGGGGCCCTTGGGCATGTCATCACTGACATGAACACAGGTACGCCGATTGTGGTCGGCAGCGGGCATATCGTGCAGTCCAGCGTCACTTCGATCTCCAAGAGCCAGGATGGCGATCCGGGGGAGAAACGGGCTCGTTTTCTGAAAGAAAGCCAGGTTCTCGGTAATGTGGAGAGTAACACTGATTTCGGAATATTCGGTAAAATGACCCGTAATCCTGAGCACAGCCTGTATCAGGAGCCGATTCCGGTGGCCATGAGCACTGAAGTGAAGGAAGGTCCCGCACAGATTCTTACTGTCGTCGATGGTCAACAGGTCGAACGCTTCAACGTAGAGATCATCCATGTCGCCCGTCAGCAGACCCCTGCTACGAAGGGCATGGTGCTGCGCATCACCGACCCCCGTCTGCTCGATAAGACCGGAGGGATTGTCCAGGGGATGAGCGGCAGCCCGATTGTCCAGAACGGCCGTCTGATCGGTGCAGTGACCCATGTATTCGTCAATGATCCCAAGTCAGGGTATGGCTGCTTCATTGAGTGGATGCTTAGGGACTCCGGTGTGGTTCAACAGGATCAGGAGCTTCAATACAATCTTAAGGCGGTTTAG
- a CDS encoding polyprenyl synthetase family protein yields the protein MSHSELEPSGGAAGPQGREPLEQYIADVSSWVAAALSGVVPEQWDVPQVLRESMEYSLQAGGKRLRPLLVTAACEALGGSREAALPVAAAIEMVHTYSLIHDDLPAMDNDDYRRGKLTNHKVFGEAMAILAGDSLLTHAFYSVVQASRKHGVPAERVLSIVEDLAEMAGPRGMVGGQVADMEGEQGMTDLQQLQYIHLHKTGDLMIFSLLAGGRIAGANEGQLEALRRFGTQIGLAFQIQDDILDLIGDESKLGKKTGSDIKQQKVTYPYFIGLEASREEVKQLTAAAHLAILKGGFQDPSRLLEIADYLMSRDH from the coding sequence ATGAGTCATTCTGAGCTTGAGCCATCCGGCGGGGCGGCGGGGCCGCAGGGCCGCGAACCGCTGGAGCAGTATATAGCTGACGTTAGCAGCTGGGTTGCTGCTGCTCTAAGCGGGGTCGTACCAGAGCAGTGGGACGTCCCCCAGGTCCTAAGAGAGTCGATGGAATACTCGCTGCAAGCTGGTGGTAAGCGCCTGCGGCCGCTGCTCGTCACCGCCGCGTGCGAAGCGCTGGGCGGCAGCCGTGAAGCTGCGCTGCCTGTAGCAGCTGCGATTGAAATGGTGCACACCTATTCTCTGATTCATGACGATCTTCCGGCGATGGATAATGATGATTACCGACGCGGCAAGCTGACGAACCATAAGGTCTTCGGGGAAGCGATGGCCATTCTGGCCGGGGATTCGCTGCTGACCCATGCGTTCTACAGTGTGGTACAAGCCTCCCGTAAGCATGGGGTTCCGGCAGAGCGCGTGTTGTCCATCGTGGAGGATCTGGCTGAGATGGCAGGCCCGCGCGGTATGGTCGGCGGTCAGGTAGCCGATATGGAAGGCGAGCAGGGAATGACCGACCTGCAGCAGCTCCAGTATATTCATCTGCACAAGACTGGCGATCTGATGATCTTCTCCTTGCTTGCGGGCGGCAGAATCGCCGGTGCGAATGAGGGGCAGCTGGAGGCCCTGCGCCGGTTCGGCACACAGATCGGTCTGGCCTTCCAGATTCAGGATGATATTCTGGACCTCATCGGTGATGAGAGCAAGCTGGGCAAAAAGACCGGCAGTGATATCAAACAGCAGAAGGTGACCTATCCGTATTTCATCGGCCTTGAAGCTTCGCGCGAAGAGGTGAAGCAACTTACGGCTGCTGCGCATCTGGCGATCCTAAAAGGAGGGTTCCAGGACCCGTCCCGGCTGCTGGAAATTGCAGATTATTTGATGTCACGTGACCACTAA